ATCGGCACCGCCGCGGCCCGCGACCGGCGGCCCCGACGGCTCGGCGGAGACCAGCCGCAGGGTGCCCGCCCCCCACCGGGGCTCCAGTCCCGTCCACGGCCCCATGGGGATGCGGGCACGCTCGAAGGACACCTGATACCGGCCCTTCCTCGCCGCACCACAGATCTCCGCACCCGCGCGGTCCTTGCGTGCGCCTCCGGTCACCTTTCTCCTCCGCGATCCGTCAGTGCGGTGACAGACCGTTGAGAATCCGGAAGGGAACCTCCCGACATGACCACGACGACCACCGACCAGTCGCGCCTGCCCAACCCCGCCAAGCTCGTGCCCGAGCTCGGTGAGGTGGGCAAGGCGCTGTTCAGGGCCGCCGGCAACGGCTCGGTCCCGCAGACCACGATCAGCCTCGTGCAGCTGCGCGCCGGTCAGCTCGTCGCCAACACGTACCTGACCGTGCTGCACACCGGCAACCTGCGCAAGGCGGGCGAGCCGGAGGAGCGCATCACCGCCGTGGCGTCCTGGCGCGACGCGCCGTACTTCACCGGCGCGGAGCGGGCCGCGCTGGCGCTGGTGGAGGCCGTCCTGACGTCGAACGCGACCGGCCAGCGCGTCTCCGACGAGCTGTACGCCGAGGCGTCGGCGCACTACGACGACCGGGCGCTGGCCACCCTGTGCATGGCGATCGGCCAGGTGTGCTTCTTCATCCCGCTGGCCCTCATCGGCAGGCCGCTGCCCGGCGTGTCCCCGGCCGAGCAGTGGCGGGACTGACGCGCCGGTGACGCCGGGCGGATCCGCTCACGCGGGGCGGATCCGCTCAGGCCACCAGGGGCTGCTCGGCCAGCTCCGTCAGCGTCACCGTGCACAGCCCGCCGCGCTCGGCCTTGACGTCCGTGACCTCCAGCTGCGTGCCCGGCGTGAGGATGAACTCCTCCTCGCCGGTGAACGCGGAGAACCTGCGGATGCCCACGGCCCTCCTGGGGCGGACCTCGAACAGCGTCCGCTTGCCGCGCCGCCCGAGGAACGCCTGCGCCACGCTCAGCTTGGACGTGCACGAGGACACGCCCCACCACGTCACCGTCCGGCCCCTCGGGTACTGCGCCCGCAGGTCGAGCGACACCCCGCGCCACAGCGGTTCCGTACGGACCGGCAGGCGCGACACGGCCGAGAACAGCAGCCGCAGGTACGGCAGGTACGGCACGATGCGGCTGCGGTCGGGGTTGCGCAGGGTGGCGTTGATCTGGCGGTAGAAGGCCGACTCGCAGGTGTAGAGGTACAGGGCCGCGATCTCGTCGGCGGACAGGCCGGAGGTGTCGGTGTCCGGCAGGGCCTCGCCGAACCGGTACGACTGCTCCACGTGCCAGTCGAGCCCGGCCAGCAGCTTGGCCACCGGGGCGACGGACTCGCGGAAGGGCATGACGGGGGTGCCGAACACGCCGGTGATCGCCGGCAGTACCAGGCCCTCGTCCTTGACGCCGGCGAGCCGCTCCAGGTAGAGCTTGTGCAGCTCCATGGTGGAGGCGATGAACGCGCCCATGCGGTCGGCCGTGTCGGCGTCCGCCCCGCCGTTCTGACCGGAGTCGTTCCAGCCCTTGCCGGGCAGCCAGTCGATCGCGTCGGCACCGAGCGCGTTCAGCGCCGCGTTCACGTGGGCGAAGTGCTCGCCGTCGCAGAAGATGTCGCCCTGCGCCGCGGGGTTGGGGTGGTCGATGTGCCGGACCTCGACGCCGGGGTACTTGCGCTGCAGCCGGAGCACGACCTCCTTGAGGTTGCGGGCGTGCACGCCCCACCACGCGAACACCACGCCCCGGTCCTGCTCGTCCTCGGCGTCCTGCTTGGCCCGCAGGATCTCCTCGACGATGCGCTCGACGACCGGCCGCCAGAACGCCGTGTGCTGGTCGGTGGCCATGGCGCCGTCGCTGCTGGCGGTGAGCGCCGCGTTCAGCAGCAGCACGCCCTGCGTGAGCATCGCCTGGAACCACTCCGGCGGCTGCACGGTGTCGTGCTGCTTGAGCAGCTTGCGGATGTCGGCGATCGGCGTCTTCTTCGGGATGCCGTGCTTCCACATCGCCGCCGCCTTGATGATGCAGCGGATCGACACGGTCTTGCCGAACTGGCTGTCGGCCCAGTCGTGGAAGGTGTTGTCGAACATCGCGATGCCGGTCGCGCTCTCGGCCCGCGGGTAGGGGTTCTGGCCGAAGACGACGACCTTCCACTTGTGCGGCGGGTTCGGCTTGAGCGCCTGGAAGGTCAGCTCCCGCACGGGCACGACGTTCGGCCCGCGGCTCGCGCCGATGAACGTGGCCGCTGCCGGACGCGCCTCGATGACCGGCTTCAGCAGCGGCAGCCAGGGCTCGCCGCCGCCGTTGAAGAGCTCGGCCAGGGCCAGCGGGTCGTTCGGATCGGCGGGGGTGGTGTCGTCGCTCATGGTCGGCTTTCGGGTCGGCTGGGCGGGCACAAGATCGGATCGGGGGAATTGTGCCGCATGTGGTGCGTGGATGCGATCCCGTCCGCGCAACCCATTCAAGATCCGGAATTGTCGGTGCCGCGCGGTATCTTCGTGGCCTCTTGGAAGATCCTCAACCCGTCCGGAGTGATTTCATGACCGTCAAGCCCGCGCAGCCGCCTCTCAAGGTCGTCCTGGTGGACGTCAACGCGAAGGTGGTGCAGGAGTGGCTGGCCGCCTTCGCCGACACCCCCGAGGTCGAGATCCACAAGGGCTCGCTCCTCGACGAGCGCGTCGACGCCTGGGTCAGCCCCACCAACGCGCGCGGCCGGATGGACGGCGGCGTCGACGCGGCCATCAAGCGTCACCTCGGGGCGGGCATCCAGCTGCGCGTCCAGCGGGCGATCCGTGACCGGTTCGGCGGCTCGATGCCGGTGGGCAGCGCCGTGTGCGTACCGTCGGGGGCGACCAACCCGCGCTTCCTGATCTCGACGCCCACCATGGTGCAGTCGGCGCAGGACGTCAGCCAGACGCTCAACGTGGCGATGGCCTGCGCCGCCGCCTTCCAGGCCATCCACATGCAGAACGAGCTCGAGCCGGGCAGCATCGGGTCGGTCGCGCTGGTCGGCATGGGCGCGGCGACGGGCCAGGTGCCGCCGCAGGTCTGCGCGAACCTGATGTGGACCGGCTACACCCTGTTCAACGACCACTCCTTCGGCGACTACGACGAGCTGCGCGCCACGATCAGGGAGCAGCTCGACGACATCGACGACCGCCCGGAGGAGCGCGTCCGCATCAAGCCGCCGGCCGCCCGCCCCCGCGGCTGACCCACCGCCACCGGCCTTCCCGGTCGCGGCCCCAGCCTGTTCCTGGCCGCCGGCCACGTCGGCAACAGCATCGACCTGGCCACGATGGAGGGCGGCAACGAGGCCGGGCTGTTCGAGCTGTACGTGCCGCGCGAGTTCAAGCTGCTGCACGACGACGCCCGTTACCTGCTGGGGCTGCCGAACAAGTTCGACCTGTTCAGCCCGTACTGGCCATGACGGTGCCCCCACCGGCCCTGTGCCTGGGAGGGGACGGCGGCGCCGAGCGGGCGGCCGGCGAGCAGGTCGGCGTGCGCCCGCCGCAGCTCGCGGTTCGGCTCCACGCCCAGCTCGCGGGTGATGGCGGCGCGGATCCGCCCGTACCAGCGCAGCGCCTCGGCCTGGCGCCCGCACCGGTCGAGCGCGACGAGCAGGCGCAGGCACAGGGACTCGCGCAGCGGGTGGCGCGTGACCCACTCGGCCAGCTCCGGCACCGTGTCGTCCGCGCGGCCCGCGAGGATG
The nucleotide sequence above comes from Nonomuraea gerenzanensis. Encoded proteins:
- a CDS encoding carboxymuconolactone decarboxylase family protein, which encodes MTTTTTDQSRLPNPAKLVPELGEVGKALFRAAGNGSVPQTTISLVQLRAGQLVANTYLTVLHTGNLRKAGEPEERITAVASWRDAPYFTGAERAALALVEAVLTSNATGQRVSDELYAEASAHYDDRALATLCMAIGQVCFFIPLALIGRPLPGVSPAEQWRD
- a CDS encoding ADP-ribosyltransferase domain-containing protein — translated: MSDDTTPADPNDPLALAELFNGGGEPWLPLLKPVIEARPAAATFIGASRGPNVVPVRELTFQALKPNPPHKWKVVVFGQNPYPRAESATGIAMFDNTFHDWADSQFGKTVSIRCIIKAAAMWKHGIPKKTPIADIRKLLKQHDTVQPPEWFQAMLTQGVLLLNAALTASSDGAMATDQHTAFWRPVVERIVEEILRAKQDAEDEQDRGVVFAWWGVHARNLKEVVLRLQRKYPGVEVRHIDHPNPAAQGDIFCDGEHFAHVNAALNALGADAIDWLPGKGWNDSGQNGGADADTADRMGAFIASTMELHKLYLERLAGVKDEGLVLPAITGVFGTPVMPFRESVAPVAKLLAGLDWHVEQSYRFGEALPDTDTSGLSADEIAALYLYTCESAFYRQINATLRNPDRSRIVPYLPYLRLLFSAVSRLPVRTEPLWRGVSLDLRAQYPRGRTVTWWGVSSCTSKLSVAQAFLGRRGKRTLFEVRPRRAVGIRRFSAFTGEEEFILTPGTQLEVTDVKAERGGLCTVTLTELAEQPLVA
- a CDS encoding macro domain-containing protein, which produces MTVKPAQPPLKVVLVDVNAKVVQEWLAAFADTPEVEIHKGSLLDERVDAWVSPTNARGRMDGGVDAAIKRHLGAGIQLRVQRAIRDRFGGSMPVGSAVCVPSGATNPRFLISTPTMVQSAQDVSQTLNVAMACAAAFQAIHMQNELEPGSIGSVALVGMGAATGQVPPQVCANLMWTGYTLFNDHSFGDYDELRATIREQLDDIDDRPEERVRIKPPAARPRG